In Anaerolineales bacterium, one DNA window encodes the following:
- a CDS encoding type II toxin-antitoxin system RelE/ParE family toxin yields MAIHSFRDAATEDLFHGRMTSRVRRFPPDLMRIALRKLDVLNGAHRLNDLKSPPANRLEALKGDLAGFHSIRVNDQWRLVFRWDEGVHDVSLTDYH; encoded by the coding sequence ATGGCAATTCACTCCTTTCGGGATGCAGCGACAGAAGATTTGTTTCATGGACGGATGACCTCACGTGTGCGCCGCTTTCCTCCTGATCTTATGAGAATTGCCTTGCGGAAATTGGATGTCTTGAATGGCGCCCATCGCTTGAATGATTTGAAGTCCCCGCCTGCCAATCGGCTCGAAGCGCTGAAAGGTGATTTAGCTGGCTTCCATAGTATCCGAGTCAATGATCAATGGCGCTTGGTATTTCGTTGGGATGAAGGTGTTCACGACGTTTCCCTGACGGATTATCACTAG
- a CDS encoding DUF3368 domain-containing protein, with protein MLVVADSSALIALATCDALHLLLEVYDDVKVPEAVYMETVSPEKPQSDILASFLTGRVVQVDTSRSVLAAGGLGRGEIEAMTLYKQLSADLLLIDDQRARLIAEHNQIQCIGALGFLLIAKQKGKLNKVAPYVQKLRNSSLYYGDTLLDKVLELAGE; from the coding sequence ATGCTCGTTGTCGCCGACAGTTCCGCCCTGATTGCCCTCGCAACCTGCGACGCCCTCCACCTCCTGCTTGAAGTGTACGATGACGTAAAAGTGCCCGAAGCGGTTTACATGGAAACCGTCTCCCCGGAAAAGCCCCAATCGGATATCCTCGCCTCCTTCCTGACCGGACGGGTGGTTCAGGTGGATACAAGCCGTTCGGTACTCGCTGCCGGCGGGCTCGGACGCGGCGAGATCGAAGCCATGACGCTGTACAAGCAGCTCTCCGCCGACCTCCTCCTCATCGACGACCAGCGCGCAAGGCTGATCGCAGAGCACAACCAAATCCAATGCATTGGCGCATTGGGCTTTCTGCTCATTGCGAAACAAAAGGGGAAATTGAATAAAGTCGCCCCCTATGTTCAAAAGCTTCGCAATTCCTCCCTGTATTATGGGGACACATTGTTGGACAAAGTTCTGGAACTTGCCGGGGAGTAA
- a CDS encoding UPF0175 family protein, which yields MQISFSLPESQFIADTPEKAVKKIRLYAALGLYQAGELSIGAASELAGLDRYAFLEFCKREGVLLHTQSPEELENDLRKYGSQK from the coding sequence ATGCAGATCTCATTTTCCCTACCCGAGAGTCAATTCATCGCCGACACCCCCGAAAAAGCGGTCAAAAAGATTCGCCTGTATGCCGCCCTCGGGCTTTATCAGGCGGGCGAGTTGTCCATCGGCGCGGCAAGCGAACTGGCCGGGTTGGATCGGTATGCCTTCCTTGAATTCTGCAAGCGGGAAGGCGTTCTTTTGCATACCCAGTCTCCTGAAGAACTGGAAAACGACCTTCGGAAGTACGGTAGCCAAAAATAA
- a CDS encoding nucleotidyltransferase domain-containing protein has protein sequence MSMTALDLPPEALKKYRPLEAIKKRRAKFSAEISARRKRAMSAARKAAKLLKTEFGASEVILFGSLARRVGFHRWSDIDLAVRGAADYLKAMDTVLYLVPEFKIDLVELETCPPAMRRGIEEEGRAL, from the coding sequence ATGTCCATGACTGCGCTCGACCTCCCGCCTGAGGCGCTCAAGAAATATCGTCCCCTCGAAGCCATCAAAAAACGCAGGGCAAAATTCAGCGCGGAAATCTCCGCCCGCCGCAAACGCGCCATGTCTGCTGCCCGTAAAGCCGCCAAACTGCTCAAAACCGAATTCGGCGCAAGCGAAGTCATCCTCTTCGGGTCCCTGGCGCGGCGGGTGGGCTTCCACCGCTGGTCCGATATCGATCTTGCCGTGCGCGGCGCGGCAGATTATCTCAAAGCAATGGACACCGTCCTATACCTCGTGCCTGAATTCAAGATCGACCTTGTAGAGTTGGAAACGTGTCCGCCCGCGATGCGCAGAGGTATAGAAGAAGAAGGCAGAGCGCTATGA
- a CDS encoding DUF433 domain-containing protein, with amino-acid sequence MLAETRYEHIVLNEARVPFISGTTMKVIELVLAQTAYGWSAEELHIQFPHLSLGQIHSALAYYWDHREELESDMESRIQKTERMRKSAPVPPLVKRLRDKGLL; translated from the coding sequence ATGCTTGCTGAAACCCGATACGAACACATCGTCCTGAATGAAGCGCGCGTCCCTTTTATTTCGGGAACGACCATGAAGGTCATCGAACTGGTCCTCGCCCAGACCGCCTACGGCTGGAGCGCGGAGGAGCTTCATATTCAGTTCCCGCATCTTTCGCTCGGGCAGATCCATTCGGCGCTGGCGTATTACTGGGACCACCGCGAGGAGCTGGAAAGCGACATGGAATCCCGCATTCAGAAAACCGAGCGGATGCGTAAATCCGCGCCCGTTCCGCCGCTGGTCAAACGCTTGAGGGACAAGGGGCTCCTCTAA
- a CDS encoding DUF5615 family PIN-like protein produces the protein MPLALYMDHHVPKAITVGLRLRGIDALTAHEDGADQLADDQLLRRAHELGRVLFTQDDDLLEEAAKCQRGGIPFMGVIYGHALRVTIGVCIQDLEIIAKNGDKEDVENHVIFLPL, from the coding sequence ATGCCGCTTGCGCTCTACATGGACCATCATGTCCCTAAAGCGATCACCGTCGGGCTGCGCCTGCGGGGCATTGACGCGCTGACCGCGCATGAAGACGGGGCGGATCAACTGGCAGACGATCAATTATTGCGGCGCGCGCACGAATTGGGACGGGTGTTATTCACGCAGGACGACGACCTGCTGGAGGAGGCGGCAAAATGCCAGCGTGGAGGAATTCCCTTTATGGGGGTTATCTACGGGCATGCATTGCGTGTGACCATCGGGGTTTGCATTCAGGACCTCGAGATCATCGCTAAAAACGGGGATAAAGAGGATGTTGAGAATCACGTGATCTTTCTTCCCCTGTAA
- a CDS encoding vitamin K epoxide reductase family protein: MLAMSGGGTLFSVYLTFLEPFVIGATCAWRITSAIMITIVMLLSIRPAKVAMESLRWI; this comes from the coding sequence CTGCTTGCGATGAGCGGCGGCGGCACGCTCTTCTCGGTCTACCTGACCTTCCTCGAACCCTTCGTCATCGGCGCCACCTGCGCGTGGCGCATCACCTCGGCAATAATGATCACCATCGTCATGCTGTTATCCATCCGCCCGGCGAAGGTGGCAATGGAATCCCTGCGCTGGATATAA
- a CDS encoding RHS repeat-associated core domain-containing protein: protein MTCRIEDPSTGSGQAATYKQVYNAENRISSIQKLAEGTCDDAIKIAMQWDFAYDGDGVRVTTLATSYDEGGSPQTPELTSYFFGGAYETRSSGGTIKYYAFAGRTVAMDDGTGLQYFLSDHLGSVVAVTDSTGTLTSQQRYLPFGGVRSDVNDITQTDYGYTGQRALDSGMGGLMDYRARFYSPYLNRFIQPDSIIPSPANPQSLNRFSYVYNNPIRYNDPSGHMCSDPENTVNGFCEGSAHVTTLVGNRVVAGNGKSGGASCGGFGQPKCRTNKQADAPQLNPRSTATPTVTPSPTNTPCPQAFICGLPTTTVTPIPYSEPIATQPVKPVPHFQISGGIYVDWTQVDGIDLAIDVAGITGDIGYWTGYTPYHAMTQIAEGAGLVKGIVDLFFGDPTNITYDQLITSLIQNAKLYWRLGSLVPGIGFIGNLGSMNMNLKPKFEFSITYH from the coding sequence ATGACCTGCCGCATCGAGGACCCTTCGACAGGCTCAGGGCAAGCGGCGACCTACAAGCAGGTGTACAACGCCGAGAACAGGATCTCTTCCATTCAGAAACTCGCGGAGGGGACGTGTGACGATGCCATCAAGATCGCCATGCAATGGGACTTTGCCTATGACGGCGACGGGGTGCGTGTGACCACGCTGGCCACATCCTATGACGAGGGCGGCTCCCCGCAGACCCCCGAATTGACCTCCTATTTCTTCGGCGGCGCGTATGAGACCCGCTCCAGCGGCGGGACCATAAAATACTATGCCTTCGCGGGGCGGACCGTTGCCATGGATGATGGAACGGGATTACAATACTTCCTGTCCGACCATCTCGGCTCGGTCGTCGCGGTGACTGACAGCACTGGAACCTTAACATCCCAGCAGAGATATTTGCCGTTCGGAGGGGTGCGAAGCGATGTAAATGATATTACGCAAACGGACTACGGCTATACCGGCCAGCGTGCCTTGGATTCCGGCATGGGCGGTTTGATGGATTATCGCGCGCGTTTTTATTCGCCTTATCTTAACCGCTTTATCCAGCCGGATAGCATTATCCCCAGCCCGGCGAACCCGCAGAGCTTGAACCGCTTTTCGTACGTGTACAACAACCCGATCCGATATAATGACCCCAGCGGGCATATGTGTTCGGACCCTGAAAATACCGTTAATGGTTTCTGCGAAGGAAGTGCGCATGTGACAACATTGGTTGGAAATCGGGTTGTTGCAGGAAATGGAAAAAGTGGGGGTGCAAGTTGTGGCGGGTTTGGGCAACCGAAATGCCGCACCAACAAGCAGGCAGACGCGCCTCAGCTTAACCCAAGGAGCACTGCTACACCAACTGTAACGCCTAGCCCAACAAATACACCCTGTCCACAAGCATTTATCTGTGGTCTGCCTACAACAACAGTAACCCCCATTCCTTATAGCGAGCCAATTGCAACACAGCCTGTTAAGCCAGTACCACATTTTCAAATTAGCGGAGGAATTTATGTTGACTGGACGCAAGTAGATGGAATCGATCTCGCAATTGATGTGGCAGGAATTACCGGCGACATAGGCTATTGGACGGGTTATACCCCATACCATGCTATGACCCAAATTGCTGAGGGTGCAGGACTTGTAAAAGGGATTGTTGATTTGTTTTTTGGTGACCCGACTAACATAACTTATGACCAATTGATAACGTCTTTGATACAAAACGCCAAATTATATTGGAGATTAGGAAGTCTTGTACCCGGAATAGGTTTTATTGGAAACCTGGGCAGTATGAATATGAACCTTAAACCTAAATTTGAATTCTCAATAACATATCATTGA
- a CDS encoding polysaccharide deacetylase family protein, whose protein sequence is MKKLACITLDMEPDYGDPDKHIRLLENAQFLERYIKIINKYNAKVTMFTVTNLFEKKGDDFAKLATRIPLEFSVHSHTHDPRNACSLDEVHASQDAYKKFTGNNPPGYRAPIGMIDKRGLGHLLDHGFAYDASVYPSIRPGEFGYFNLHMPNVPFRVSRADGKSLIEFPFTAIEGIRIVFALSYAKLLGWKLYSILLKIFGLPDAALLLSHPHDFYFASIPNNTVKGLERAALSRNSSSAFDIFEKMIADLQSRGYEFAFVSELYHQVQDAELQQFTWENWK, encoded by the coding sequence ATGAAGAAACTCGCCTGCATCACACTGGATATGGAGCCCGATTACGGCGACCCTGATAAGCATATCCGCCTGCTCGAAAACGCGCAGTTCCTTGAGCGGTATATAAAAATCATCAACAAATATAATGCGAAAGTGACCATGTTCACGGTCACGAATTTGTTCGAGAAGAAAGGGGATGATTTTGCCAAATTGGCCACACGCATTCCGCTCGAATTCTCCGTCCACTCCCATACCCATGATCCCCGTAACGCCTGTTCGCTGGATGAAGTACACGCTTCGCAGGATGCTTATAAAAAATTCACGGGCAACAATCCGCCCGGCTATCGCGCCCCAATCGGCATGATCGACAAACGCGGCCTGGGGCATTTGCTCGACCACGGCTTTGCATATGATGCCAGTGTGTACCCTTCCATCCGCCCCGGGGAGTTTGGATATTTCAATTTACACATGCCAAATGTCCCCTTCCGTGTATCGCGGGCGGACGGCAAATCATTGATCGAATTCCCCTTTACGGCGATTGAAGGGATTCGCATAGTTTTTGCTTTGAGCTATGCGAAGTTATTGGGATGGAAACTTTACTCGATCCTTCTAAAAATATTTGGATTGCCGGATGCCGCGCTATTGCTTTCACACCCGCACGATTTTTATTTTGCATCCATTCCAAACAACACCGTCAAAGGGCTGGAGCGCGCCGCGCTTTCAAGGAATTCATCCAGCGCATTTGATATCTTCGAGAAAATGATCGCAGATCTGCAATCGCGCGGATATGAATTCGCCTTTGTCAGTGAGTTATATCACCAGGTGCAGGATGCCGAACTCCAGCAGTTCACCTGGGAAAACTGGAAATAA
- a CDS encoding class I SAM-dependent methyltransferase gives MTNQKSKSAKYWEDHLQSWEASAYYKEGQQNANWWDRLSTIFRGDAMYVRMNTALELLAPHINGMRVLDVGCASGRFAFQMIQAGAQKVYGTDIANDALELAKKRSTELGIQDKVDFSIMDVVQPNSPLPHVDLVTALGVIEYFNTADMSAFLGNLRTKYFLLDFPDHARKREFPTWILRQVYIRVNRLPGVYLYSLDEFKKLAEPFGFTNLRVIRRNNFYYVTNLPA, from the coding sequence ATGACAAATCAAAAATCCAAATCGGCAAAATATTGGGAAGACCATCTGCAAAGCTGGGAAGCCAGTGCCTATTATAAGGAGGGTCAGCAAAACGCGAATTGGTGGGATCGTCTTTCCACAATTTTTCGCGGCGATGCCATGTACGTGCGCATGAACACAGCGCTGGAATTGCTCGCGCCGCACATCAACGGCATGCGTGTTCTGGATGTCGGTTGTGCTTCAGGGCGCTTCGCCTTTCAAATGATTCAAGCGGGAGCGCAAAAAGTTTATGGAACGGACATTGCCAACGATGCACTGGAGCTAGCAAAAAAACGCAGCACGGAACTTGGGATTCAGGACAAGGTTGATTTTTCCATAATGGATGTCGTTCAACCCAATTCCCCGCTTCCGCACGTGGACCTGGTGACTGCCCTGGGTGTCATCGAGTACTTCAACACGGCTGATATGTCTGCCTTCCTCGGCAATTTGCGAACCAAATACTTCCTGCTTGATTTCCCCGACCACGCACGTAAAAGGGAATTCCCCACCTGGATACTGAGGCAGGTGTACATCCGTGTGAACCGCCTGCCCGGGGTATATCTGTATTCGCTGGACGAATTTAAGAAACTCGCAGAACCGTTTGGTTTTACAAACCTGCGTGTGATCAGGCGGAACAACTTCTACTATGTCACCAATCTGCCCGCATGA
- a CDS encoding arginine deiminase family protein → MVVAITRKVSPRFNECEITHIDRTPINLKTARIQHQAYVQALASAGCEVIELTEEADLPDSVFVEDTAFILPEVAVITRPGADSRKPEIESIAKALSPYRPLVHVTAPASVDGGDVLVLGKNIYIGLSTRSNSDAVAQLNGLLGRHGYTVTALELMDCLHLKTAVTRVDDRTLLINKNWVDVSHFRGFDLIEVDASEPFAANCLPVKGKIIYPTTFPKTQRALEEKGCSVVNVNVDELAKAEGAVTCCSLIIL, encoded by the coding sequence ATGGTCGTTGCCATCACCCGCAAGGTCAGCCCGCGATTCAACGAATGTGAAATCACCCATATTGACCGCACTCCAATTAACCTGAAGACAGCCCGCATACAGCACCAGGCATATGTTCAGGCACTCGCCAGCGCTGGCTGCGAGGTTATCGAACTGACGGAAGAAGCGGATCTGCCCGACTCGGTTTTTGTGGAGGACACCGCATTCATTCTCCCCGAAGTCGCCGTCATCACCAGACCGGGAGCGGATTCCCGCAAGCCGGAGATTGAGTCCATCGCCAAGGCATTATCTCCCTACCGCCCGCTCGTGCATGTCACAGCTCCCGCCAGTGTCGACGGCGGCGATGTGCTTGTGCTTGGAAAGAATATTTACATTGGGTTATCCACACGCAGTAATTCGGATGCTGTCGCACAATTAAATGGATTGCTGGGCAGGCATGGATATACCGTCACCGCCCTTGAGCTTATGGATTGCCTTCACCTAAAAACAGCTGTCACCCGCGTGGACGACAGAACTCTGCTGATCAACAAAAACTGGGTGGACGTCTCCCACTTCCGCGGTTTTGACCTCATCGAAGTGGACGCCTCGGAACCCTTTGCCGCGAACTGCCTGCCCGTCAAAGGCAAGATCATCTACCCGACAACATTCCCAAAAACCCAGCGGGCTCTGGAAGAAAAAGGCTGTAGCGTGGTTAATGTTAATGTGGATGAACTGGCAAAGGCGGAGGGAGCTGTCACGTGTTGCAGCCTGATCATTCTGTGA
- a CDS encoding amino acid ABC transporter ATP-binding protein: protein MKKKTSIPIIKVSHLDKYFGRLQVLKDVNLQVQEREVVCLIGRSGSGKSTLLRCINFLEEPSHGTIEVDGIRVEAEEKGRPRRQLVHDVRLKTGMVFQEFNLFPHMSVLENVTEGPITVKGMDRNKAIELAEQNLDTVGLLFKKDEYPNRLSGGQKQRVAIARALTMEPRVMLFDEPTSALDPELIGEVLNVMKKVAKEGMTMIVVTHEMSFAREVADRVIVMADGELIEDNKPEKIFNAPKDPRTEALIIRYRTGGG, encoded by the coding sequence ATGAAAAAAAAGACTTCCATTCCGATCATAAAAGTATCCCACCTCGATAAATACTTTGGGCGGCTGCAGGTCCTCAAGGATGTCAACCTTCAAGTTCAGGAACGCGAAGTGGTCTGCCTGATCGGGCGCAGCGGATCAGGAAAAAGCACCCTTCTGCGGTGTATCAATTTTCTCGAGGAACCGTCCCATGGTACGATTGAAGTGGACGGTATCCGTGTGGAAGCGGAAGAGAAGGGAAGGCCTCGCCGCCAGCTGGTGCATGATGTGCGGCTGAAAACGGGCATGGTCTTTCAGGAGTTCAACCTCTTTCCTCATATGAGTGTTCTGGAAAATGTGACCGAAGGACCCATCACCGTCAAAGGCATGGACCGTAATAAGGCCATCGAGCTCGCCGAGCAAAATCTGGACACCGTCGGCTTGCTGTTCAAAAAGGACGAATATCCCAACCGCCTGAGCGGCGGTCAAAAACAACGTGTTGCCATCGCCCGCGCCCTCACCATGGAACCGCGCGTCATGCTCTTTGACGAACCCACATCAGCGCTTGACCCTGAGTTGATCGGCGAAGTTCTGAATGTGATGAAAAAAGTTGCCAAGGAGGGCATGACCATGATCGTCGTCACCCACGAAATGAGCTTTGCCCGTGAAGTGGCGGACCGCGTCATCGTCATGGCGGACGGCGAGCTAATCGAAGATAACAAACCGGAGAAGATCTTCAACGCCCCCAAAGACCCGCGCACAGAGGCTCTTATTATCCGCTATCGCACGGGCGGGGGCTAA
- a CDS encoding amino acid ABC transporter permease: MSAFTKEEQGASKTQGDLLFEAQQRKQRQFQRNVSLSWGVFFLILVYLFSGQSFLGIKTIKLNFDFIVNNISFIAGGLYQTLLVSTLSITFATILAILAALGRLSPIPPLYALSTFYVSLIRGTPLYLQIFFFFLALPQLGIILPGLWAGVIALGLNYGAYMSEIFRAGLSSVGKGQREAAAAIGMTPGQTMQRIILPQALRFAIPPMGNDFIAMTKDSALVAATGFVHEIMWRATRVGRAQFNNLEALIMAAMFYWVMTLILSYFQNIIETRLAKGDR, translated from the coding sequence ATGAGTGCATTCACCAAGGAAGAACAAGGCGCAAGTAAAACCCAGGGTGATCTGTTGTTCGAAGCCCAGCAGCGGAAACAGCGCCAGTTCCAAAGGAACGTTTCCCTTTCATGGGGGGTATTTTTCCTCATTCTTGTCTACCTCTTCAGTGGACAAAGTTTTCTTGGCATAAAAACCATCAAGCTGAATTTTGATTTTATCGTCAATAACATTTCCTTCATCGCCGGTGGTTTATATCAAACGCTCCTCGTTTCGACCCTGTCCATTACGTTCGCGACAATTCTCGCCATCCTTGCCGCCCTGGGGCGCCTTTCACCGATCCCACCGCTGTATGCCCTCAGCACTTTTTATGTTTCCCTCATCCGCGGAACACCGCTTTACCTGCAAATCTTTTTCTTTTTCCTGGCGCTGCCCCAGCTAGGCATCATCCTCCCGGGCCTGTGGGCGGGCGTGATCGCCCTGGGACTTAACTATGGCGCATATATGAGCGAGATTTTCCGCGCGGGCTTGTCCTCTGTCGGCAAGGGTCAGCGCGAAGCCGCCGCCGCCATCGGCATGACCCCCGGACAGACCATGCAGCGCATTATTTTGCCCCAGGCGCTGCGTTTTGCCATTCCGCCCATGGGCAATGACTTTATCGCCATGACCAAAGACTCCGCACTGGTCGCGGCAACAGGGTTTGTACACGAGATCATGTGGCGTGCCACAAGAGTGGGACGCGCGCAATTCAACAACCTCGAAGCGCTCATTATGGCCGCAATGTTTTACTGGGTAATGACATTGATCCTCAGTTATTTCCAGAATATTATCGAAACCCGCCTTGCCAAGGGGGACCGATAA
- a CDS encoding transporter substrate-binding domain-containing protein encodes MKKLLTFTSLLVLASLVLSACGGGSASQASDLLGAIQERGYILVSTDPNYEPQSFLNTAGSRPADTKCPSDALTSTEMQGFDVDVAKAIGAGLGVETCFATPDWDIITAGNWADKWDLSVGSMTITTARQQVLNFSVPYYYTPAVIAVRADSGLSSLADLEGQALCVGSATTYDQWLNNDIEGLGLPASSIYATAPNVTVVPLPTDQECAQAIAAGRQDFVGYVTSETVVNANIAAGFPVVKLGSAVYSEDLAAAVDSGSTLSADSLLAEVNKIINQMHSDGALSSLSNNWFGEDLTKAPN; translated from the coding sequence ATGAAAAAACTGCTTACATTTACAAGCCTGCTTGTCCTGGCCTCCCTTGTGCTTTCCGCGTGTGGCGGCGGCAGCGCCTCGCAAGCCAGCGACCTGCTCGGGGCGATCCAGGAACGCGGCTACATCCTCGTTTCCACAGACCCGAATTACGAACCCCAGTCGTTCCTCAACACAGCTGGCTCACGCCCGGCCGACACAAAATGCCCATCCGATGCCCTCACCTCAACTGAGATGCAAGGCTTCGATGTGGATGTTGCCAAAGCCATTGGGGCAGGTCTCGGCGTGGAAACCTGCTTTGCCACTCCGGATTGGGATATCATCACCGCCGGCAATTGGGCGGACAAATGGGACCTGAGCGTCGGTTCCATGACCATCACCACTGCCCGCCAGCAGGTTCTTAACTTCAGTGTTCCGTACTACTACACTCCCGCAGTCATCGCTGTCCGCGCTGATTCCGGACTTTCCTCCCTCGCCGACCTGGAGGGACAGGCGCTGTGCGTCGGATCCGCCACCACCTACGATCAGTGGCTGAACAATGACATTGAAGGGCTTGGCCTGCCTGCGTCATCGATCTATGCAACAGCCCCCAACGTGACAGTCGTCCCGCTTCCGACAGACCAGGAATGCGCCCAGGCAATTGCCGCGGGACGCCAGGATTTTGTTGGATACGTGACCTCTGAAACCGTTGTCAATGCCAATATTGCAGCCGGATTCCCGGTGGTTAAACTCGGCTCAGCAGTATACTCTGAAGACCTCGCCGCGGCGGTGGATAGCGGCTCGACCCTGTCTGCTGACAGCCTGCTTGCAGAAGTAAACAAGATCATCAACCAGATGCACAGCGACGGCGCGCTCTCCAGCCTCTCGAACAACTGGTTTGGTGAAGACCTGACCAAAGCCCCCAATTAA
- a CDS encoding SCP2 sterol-binding domain-containing protein has product MSVIFPSEEWLKGLEEKLNSDEQYAEIAKDWEGDLFFNIEPAGNLKKPLTFYLDLWHGRCRTVDYNPDASAYPNPAFKMNATYDNITAVLTGKLNPMTAMMTMKLKVSGSMGYMMRNVPTVLDFVRCAQEVTKEIL; this is encoded by the coding sequence ATGTCCGTGATATTCCCAAGCGAAGAATGGCTTAAGGGGCTGGAGGAAAAACTTAATTCCGATGAGCAGTATGCCGAGATTGCAAAAGACTGGGAGGGCGATCTGTTTTTCAATATCGAGCCGGCGGGGAATTTGAAGAAGCCGCTCACGTTCTATCTGGACCTATGGCATGGCAGGTGTCGAACAGTGGATTACAACCCCGATGCATCCGCCTATCCCAACCCGGCTTTCAAGATGAATGCGACCTATGACAATATCACCGCCGTGCTGACAGGGAAATTGAACCCGATGACTGCCATGATGACGATGAAGTTGAAGGTCAGCGGCAGCATGGGGTATATGATGCGCAACGTTCCGACTGTATTGGATTTCGTCCGCTGTGCACAGGAAGTGACGAAGGAAATTCTCTAG